GGGGACGATCTCTGCCCTCACGTCGAACCTGCTGGGGTTAGAGGAGAGGCAGTACCCGCTACTCAAAGGCCTCAAAAATTCGAATACGTCGCAGCTGACGGCGCTTCCGCGGTACGGCTCGGATCGTTCAGATCCCACCGACGTGCAGTGGTACCTCGATGCTTGGAACCAGGGGGCGGGGCAGTAATGCCGGTGCGTGTCGTGGTCGATTCGTCGGCCGGGTTGCCGCAGCAGATCGCGGAGGAGCTCGACATCGCCGTCGTGGACTTGCACGTGTTAGAGGGTGCAGAGGGTGATTCAACGAGCGGGTTGTCGGCCATCGAGCTTGCCGCCGCCTATGCGAGACAGCTGGAGCGCGGAAAAGACGCGGGTGTGGTCGCGCTGCATCTGTCCAAGCACCTTTCGTCGACGTGGTCGGCGGCGGTCTCGGCCTCTGCGGTTTTTCCCGATAACGTCCGCGTGATCGACACCGATACCGCAGGCATGGCGCTCGGCGCCGCGGCCATGGCGGCAGCGTCGCTCGCCCGCGAGGGAGCGGACCTTGACGCCTGCGAGGCCATCGCGCGCTCGACCGTGGAGCGCTCCGAGACCTGGCTTTACATCAGCCAGATCGATTCTCTGCGCAAAAGCGGCCGCTTATCGACGGGCACCGCGGTCCTATCTGCTGCCCTCCTCGCCACAAAACCGATCCTCCGCCTCAGCGGAGGCAAATTGGAGCTGGCCGGAAAGACCCGAACGCAGACCAAGGCCTTTTCCAAGCTCACCGAGCTCGTACTTGAGCGTGCGCAAGGCAAACCCGTCTTTGCTGCGGTCCAACACGCGGCCGATGCGGAAGAGGCTGCGGAGGTGTTGGCGAATACCCTGCGCCACGTTCTTCCCGAGCGTTCAAGCGTCCTAGTGGAACCCATCGTCGAGGTGATTGCTGTGCACACGGGACCGGGCGCCGTGGGGTTGTCCGTGGTGTTCCCCGCGGAGT
The nucleotide sequence above comes from Corynebacterium capitovis DSM 44611. Encoded proteins:
- a CDS encoding DegV family protein, whose amino-acid sequence is MPVRVVVDSSAGLPQQIAEELDIAVVDLHVLEGAEGDSTSGLSAIELAAAYARQLERGKDAGVVALHLSKHLSSTWSAAVSASAVFPDNVRVIDTDTAGMALGAAAMAAASLAREGADLDACEAIARSTVERSETWLYISQIDSLRKSGRLSTGTAVLSAALLATKPILRLSGGKLELAGKTRTQTKAFSKLTELVLERAQGKPVFAAVQHAADAEEAAEVLANTLRHVLPERSSVLVEPIVEVIAVHTGPGAVGLSVVFPAEFDDPLPRS